The genomic DNA TTTATCAACTAAaatgttatttttttaattttcacaAAATACAAAGTTACTTTTTATACTCATAAGTTACACTCACGGACTATAAGGCCAATCTCAATGCATAGTATCATCACACAGTTACTAAGGTcaatctcagtgggagtgttatAGGAGTGTCATAgatattaaatttgctaacatgtaccaatagtatgaggagagagTAAGAGGAGTGTCGTaaaatgtgagaggagtgtcatcaccatgacactccactGGCACAGTTCTCAAATTTCCAGTCTTGacaactgtgtcgatgacactcccactgagactgacctAAGAGTGCCATGTCACCTTTGACACTAGAATGAAACCACCTCCCTCAATGAATAGTTTTATCGCACAGTTTCATAGATAAGCTATCACATTTAATTATTGATTGGTATTAATGATCAGATATACCATGTGACCAATAGAAGTTGATGAATGTGTATTGATGAAACTCAAATGCTCTCAATGGAATTTCATTCCAGTTTCATGCACTTGGTAACTGTGCACATCAAGTTTCATCCCCATGAAATTCtattcttctctttcttcttaaatTCCATGCCATGTCATCACTTTTGCCTATGTGTCATGTCATTTAATGATAATAAAACTCATATAACACTTGCATTAAGAATAGCCTAAAAAGTACTGAGACAAAGTTACTACTTCTTCGTATAAAAATAAAAGTTACGTCTTCATAGGTTAAATGTTACTTCCTACCACATTTAAATAGTGCAAATCAAAGTGTCAAAGTTATAACAGAAATTATTTCTTCGTATATTGAATGTTACTTCCTACCATGTTTTAAGTAATATAAATTTAAATAGTAGCCAAGTTATATCTCATAGCAAGGTGTGTAGCTAGCAGGTGCACGATACGTCTACAAGCATCATAGCGAGTGCAAACTTTAAGGAATGTGCAACCTGATAAAGCAAAAATCACAGAAACACATGACACAGCTTGAACGCAATAGTAGCACACAAGCAACCACATACATAAGCAATGCAGCGTGCATCAGCAGCCGTTGCCGCCGCCTCAAGGCATGTGAGGCACTGTAGTGGTTAATAAAATGCGCTACAATGAGTTTAATTTGCTATTTATGGCAGACTTAGGAGATAGTGGATCGATTATTTTCTTAAAACTGCGAGCGCTCCGGATAGAGTTATTTGGAGAGGCCTAGTCgaatatagttttttttttggtttggggAAACTCTCTTTCTATTTATGTAGGGATCAAAATGTTTACAGCTAGGAGGTTTGTACTACATTAGACATTGTAGTGGTGAAATTTGACAAGTGGGGAAATGAAATCGCATGGAATTCACCATGTCGGTACAAGAACAAGGTTAAAATACAACTAGCTGGTGGTTGTAAGGATctttgcggactatctctcagCCATAAACCCTTCACCATAATGTAGGGCCTATTTGTTTATCTCAACAAAGTTTTTTTTGGTTCTTGTGTCGAACATGACTGTAAACTTGCAACTCGTTTTTCCTCTCTCTCATATCACCTCCACCTCAGTATTTAACCTACTTATAATCTGTTATAATATAATAATACTTCTCTAAGAAGAGCTCGAGTGGATTTGTAGACCTATGAGTTAAGCACAAAGCAATAAATACTGTGTACGTGTACGGAAGGATGTTATGTTGACTAGTTAACAAAATACGGCTCGCTGAGAATCAAACATATACTACTTGTTTCAATGGTCATGGTGATTTTGTAAATGCAAACAGATGCCGGTGAGGGTGCGCATGGCCACAATGCAAGATCCCAAAGGCGGCGGCCAGCCCCTGCTTCCTGGCATCGCACCTCTCGTAACGTGGTTCGTGCAGATGGccatggcggctcggcggaaCGTGGCCATGACTGTCGacagtgatgtcctcatcaccgAGCACCCCGTACCACTATGCATGTTCAGCGCTCAGATGGACGCGGTGCTTGCGTGTGACCGCTTCACTGGctctgtttggttgcattttagGACTCTAGATTGCGTCTTCTAAACTCCGCATGAAatgctaaatgaagtctatttgtaaaacctcTTTAAAGATGGGTATAATTTTTctcgacgaatctaataacggtaattagttcatgatttactacagtgatgctacagtaatcatccactaatcacgcggtcaaagataTCATTAGGTTCGTcaggggttctggagttggatttgtaaactgactttgtttgacaccgtaattagcggtcaaagtccATTCTAAGAACTTATAGAGAGTAACCAAACGGGCCAGCTCTTTCTAATCATCCCAAGTCGGAGCTCTTTCTAATCATCCCaagtcgggtaagtcttccTGGCAATAATTGAAGGACTTTCTCACCAACGTGTGGACCCAACAACGATGGCCCGTACATAAGCGAGGGGATCTCAAATCCCTCTACTTTTTAAAGTTCTCATTCCTTGGGCTGATTATGTTACAGAATGGAAAACCAACAAACACTATCTTTTCCTTGTTGCCTTTCCAGTACATCTTTCAAGTTCCAACGAACAATTGAATGAAGAAGATGACCGTACCATAGAACTCTTCAATATATTTTTATCTTATTCATATCGTTTTGTGTCAAGTTATCCTTCATTTGTACCACCAATTGTTTTCCTTTATATGAATTAGATATGAGACACCTTTTTAGTgtctttctcaaaaaaaaaaaacactgtaTCTAAGCATGCGCGCACTAGCCTCCTCGCTCTAAGCCTGTTTGCAACTTGAAAATCCAAGTGATGGATAGCTAATAACAATCTTAGTATTTTGTTGAACATTGAAAAAATTTCATTCGCTCACAACCATGCATGTACTGCTGAGAAGTTGATCAAACTGAAAAACACCCTTAGATCATATTTATTTAAACTTTTGCACACTTTTGGACCATCCATTTTGAGATCTACAAAAATCAAAAGCTTCTAAAAGTTGGAAGTCAGAAGCACCCGGCCGCGAGCTTTCTAGTTTCTAGCTTTTGAGGATATTCAGATTTTAGGTATCTCAAAAGTTAGCAGTAATCCTAataagaataaaaataaaaagagtttCAACATCTATCCTGCCCACCCCATGATCGATCGCTCATCTCATGCCGCCCGCCACTTGATTATCTAAATCATCGTTGATTTCCTTTCGGATGGTGTCATAGGCTCACAGCTTGCTTCGTGGCGAGCTGTTACAGGCAATAATATAATAATTTACTAGGGTCCTAACATACAACCTTGGGGTGTAAATGGGTGACCCTTAAGTGTACCTCCaattctctttagttcaaaattttgtactagtttTCTAAATTAAGATATGATTTTGgaaaattagtataaaattttgaactagagaGAGTTGGAGGGGCACCTAATGATTATCCATTGGCACCTCTAATACAACCCGTACCTAATTTAATCCTCTCCAATATTTACTGATTAATCGTGTTCATCCCCCACCAATGGGGCGCGTCTTCGATGCATTGTTAATTGCTGACAACGCAGCACAAAAGGTATCAGACTCGGTTTCACACTCCATCTATTTAATGAGCTCACCCCAGTTGAGCTCTTCGCTGGATCGGAGTCAGAGCACTACAAATCCCCTCTCAAcgaataaaaaaaagaagaaaaaaaaagatcaccaccaccaccaccaccatttcAGCCATGGACATGGTGGAGCACCAGCTTCTGCACTTCTCGccgcaggagcacttcatgacCAGCCCGGGCTTCTTCGCCGTGGACGGCGGCCATCCCGCGCATTTCCAGACCGGCGGGTTCGTCGTCGAGCCAGTCGGTGTCGCGGCCGGCATCGAGGACGGTGGGTGGGTGGAGGACCTCATACAGCTCGGCGACGAGCtgttcggcggcggcgatgtcatCGCCGTCGGCACGGGAGATCACAAGCCGTGGCAGTTCGACGACGACAACGGCGGGTCCCCGGACGACCCACCGCCGAGCGTGTCGGTGGATGGCGACGGGAGCCCTCCTTCGGTGGAGCAAGGCGCCGGGGATGGGGTGCTCGCCTCCGAGCCGCACCGCGACCGCGAGGACGGCGAcgacgcgtcgccggcgacgcggaAGCGGAGGGACCGGTCCAAGACCATCGTGTCGGAGCGGAAGCGGAGGGTCCGGATGAAGGAGAAGCTCTACGAGCTGAGGTCGCTCGTCCCCAACATCACCAAGATGGACAAGGCCTCCATCATCGCCGACGCGGTGGTGTACGTCAAGAACCTGGAGGCGCACGCCGGGAAGCTCAAGGAGGAGGTCGCGGCGCTGGAGGCGCGGCCGAGGCCGCCCGCCGGGCACGAGCAGCAGCTGCGCAGTGGCGGCCACGCGGCGGCGggtcgacgcctgcaggaccgtggcggcgacggcgcggggaGGCGGGGCCACGGCGCCGGGGTGACGCACGTGGGCGTGGCGCAGGTAGGCGAGGGCCGGTTCTTCGTGACCGTCGAGTGCGAGCGGCGGGACGGCGTGGCGGCGCCGCtgtgcgccgccgtggagtcGCTGGCGTGCTTCCGGGTGGAGAGCTCCAGCCTCGTCCGGTCGGGGCCGGACCGCCTCGTGTCAACGCTCACGCTCAAGGTACATTGTTGCTGGACACGCACACGCATTTTCGATGGCCTTAGTTAATCATCAAGGATTGAAGATGGATTGGTCATTTACGTCGTACTGATTGGAACAAGTGGGTTGCGTCGTGCAGGTGAGCGAGCAAGTAGGGGACGCGACCATCTGCGAGGCCTCGGTGAAGCTCTGGGTGATAGCGGCTCTGCTCAAGGAGGGGTTTAGACCCGAAGCAACGGTCGAGATCTCCTCATGATGCACTTGCTTGATGACGGATTAACTGATGTTCAGACTCCGTCCAGGACGAGAGAGCCATCAATCAAGTATTACCAAATTAACTTAGGCATCGTCCGCTCGGGTCCTGCTAATTTGCGGTCGACCGTAACCTCCATGTTGGTACGGTCGATTCTCGGACAtagttttctttctcttttaggAAATATGTTGTTTCCCTTTTAGGAAATACTAACTCGCGGCGCGCGCCAGGCGGGTCCTGCTAGTTTATGTCGACCATAAGGACGGCTCCTTACGGTCGATCTTCCGatagatttttttcttttttcgtaAGTTTTTGTCATTTTGTGATAAAAAAGgtttagaaaaaaattcagaattttttttcggagagatagaaaaaatttcaaggggaattttagagagagagaaaaatttcaagaaaaattttagacagataaaaaaattttaagaaaaaaaattgagagaGATGGAAAAAATTATGAAGAGATAGGGAAAAAATTAATgagaaaaaatttgtgcaaaaatcaattgaaaaaattacataaaaaaaattgaggtagaaatttttttattcagattataaaaaataaagaaaaaagaaaaaaaacaacccggcggcggcccctcctccccgccacCAGCTTGCTGCGACGCctccgctcctcgccgccacctccgtcgccggcccgccgcgccgcttccccagcgccgccgtcggGCCACCGCCGCTGCACCGCTCACCAtaggggaggagctcgccgcgccgctcgctccccggcgccgccgccgcgccgctcgccgcgccgctcgctccccggcaccgccgccgcgccgctcgcctggGGTGCAGAgctccccagcgccgccgccgtgtcgctCGCCGGGGAGTGCCGCCGGCCCCGGCGCTCGCCTCGCCTGGATCCagaaggagaaagagaaaaggagatAGAGAGGAAGGGAGCGGGTGAGGAGGGGGGATCACGTGAGTGGGATATGTGCTGCAGGAGAGAAGATATGTTAGCACAGTAAGGCCCACCATGTGCTGCGGTGGAAAAAATCGACCGGAAGGAAGGAAACTTGCAGGCAACTGTAAACTCAACATCGGGCGTCCGCTCTCGGCTCTGCTGATGTCAACTGATTTTGTTAGTTCCCGCTCTAGCCAGGTCTTATCGGCTTGGTCAACTTTGTGTGTTCTGAACCATCCATCTGTCAGGCATCTCTTTGCAGTGTCCCGTTGAAAATCTATGGTGCCGTAGCAGACAACACGAAGAAGAGTGGAAATAAAACAGAAATGCATTCATACGGCATAAAGCTCCGGTTCTCACACTACCGGAATTGGCTAATTCACCGTGTGCaccaagcacacggcaaaggcttagTAGGCACACGGTGAAGTCTTCGCCGTCGGTGGCCGACGGCGAACCCCCGACGGCAGCGCTATGCATGGCAAATgcctagtttgccgtgtgccatttaTCGGGCACACAGCAAACACATTCGCCGTGTGTATCCAAGGGTAcacggcaaaaaaaaacattgacaTCGTGACGACGGCCTAACGATGTGACAGAAGACTTCACCGTGTGTCGTGGCTgtagcacacggcgaactgtagcttcgccgtgtgcctgtcCAGGAGCACACGGCGAACTTTGTCTTCGCTGTGTGCTTTTGGTTCGCCGTGTGTTTATTTTATACGCACGGCAAATTggctcttcgccgtgtgcccgatgaatagcacacggcaaaccttgaggcacacggcgaactcgcGGTTTCCGGTAGTGTCAGCTCCTAGTCAagtttggactttggagtcTATAAATTAGAATAAATAGTTTAAatatttatcttttatttacaCACAACATTGTTAATCAAGTTGCTGTTGGGTACCCTTATCCATTCTCCAAATCCACACCCAGCGAAACGGGTAGGGGATGGATACAAAATACTGTACCCATTAGTATATGGGTAGGGTATGGATATCCCCATCACTGAAAAGGTACGGGGAGGGTATCCCCGTCTCTACCCGTCACTATGTCGAGCTTGCCTGTTTCCATCGTCTCTTCCGCGCTCGTCCAATCTCCGCCGCGTCGCTCGCCATGCGCACAGCCGCATGTGCAAGCAGCAAGACCCTGCCACAGCATGGATCTCACGCAAAGCTAGCATAGCTCTGAAGACATCATACTGCGACGGGAAATCCTAGGCTCGAGTG from Panicum virgatum strain AP13 chromosome 7N, P.virgatum_v5, whole genome shotgun sequence includes the following:
- the LOC120683530 gene encoding transcription factor BHLH156-like; amino-acid sequence: MDMVEHQLLHFSPQEHFMTSPGFFAVDGGHPAHFQTGGFVVEPVGVAAGIEDGGWVEDLIQLGDELFGGGDVIAVGTGDHKPWQFDDDNGGSPDDPPPSVSVDGDGSPPSVEQGAGDGVLASEPHRDREDGDDASPATRKRRDRSKTIVSERKRRVRMKEKLYELRSLVPNITKMDKASIIADAVVYVKNLEAHAGKLKEEVAALEARPRPPAGHEQQLRSGGHAAAGRRLQDRGGDGAGRRGHGAGVTHVGVAQVGEGRFFVTVECERRDGVAAPLCAAVESLACFRVESSSLVRSGPDRLVSTLTLKVSEQVGDATICEASVKLWVIAALLKEGFRPEATVEISS